The genomic DNA TTTGATATTGAACGTGAGAGTTTTAATGATAGTTCATGGACAATTGATGCTTTTTATCATGAATTGAATGAGAATAATTTTGCAAAGTATTTTGTTATTATTTTCGAAAATGAAATTGTCGGATATTTAGGCACATGGATTGTGATAGACCAAGCACAAATTACCACTGTAGCAATTCGAAAAGAATACAGAGGCTACCGATTAGGTCAGTTATTACTTAAATATGTGATGGATTTTGCACGTCATACATGTGAAGTGATGAGTTTAGAGGTAAGAATTGATAACTATATTGCACAGCATGTTTATACGAATTTAGGATTTCAATTTGGTGGAAAACGAAAAAATTATTATGGAGAGGGCGAGGATGCACTAGTCATGTGGGTGAATTTAAATGAATAACAAAACGCTAATCTTAGCAGTAGAAACAAGTTGTGATGAAACGAGTGTTAGTGTAATAGAAAATGGCAATACTATTTTATCTAACACCGTTTTAAGTCAAATAGAGAGTCATAAACGTTTTGGTGGCGTGGTACCAGAAGTCGCGAGTAGACATCATGTTGAAGGTATGACAGTGACGATAGAAGAATCACTAGAAACTGCGAATGTGACTATGGAAGATATTGATGCAGTTGCCGTGACTCAAGGTCCAGGTCTTATCGGGGCGCTATTAATAGGCATAAATGCAGCCAAAGCTTTAGCATTTGCCTATGACAAACCTTTAATACCTGTACATCATATCGCAGGACATATATATGCGAATCATTTAGAAGAACCATTAACATTTCCTCTTATGGCACTTATCGTGTCAGGAGGTCACACTGAACTGGTATATATGAAATCACATTTGAATTTTGAAGTTATAGGTGAAACAAGAGATGATGCTGTAGGCGAGGCTTATGACAAAGTTGCTAGAACAATCGATTTACCTTATCCGGGTGGTCCTGAAATCGATAAACTTGCTGCGCAAGGCCAAGACACGTATCATTTTCCAAGAGTGTGGTTAGAGAAAGACAGTTATGATTTTAGTTTTAGTGGTTTAAAAAGTGCTGTAATTAATAAATTGCATAATCAAAAGCAAAAAAATGAAAAAATTAATAAAGCCAATGTGGCTGCAAGTTTTCAAAATAGTGTTGTAGATGTATTAAGCACTAAAGCAATGAATGCATGTAAAGAATATGATGTGAAACGTTTAATCATAGCTGGTGGTGTTGCAAGCAACAAAGGCTTACGTAGTAGACTTAAAACATTATGTGAAGAAAATCATATTCAATTATCTATTCCTAGTCCGCAATTATGTACCGATAATGCTGCAATGATTGGCGCGGCAGGCTACTATTATTATAAAGCTGGTGTAGCTGCTGGTTTAGATTTAAATGGTCAAAATAATATGGATATTGAAGAAGAGACAATTTAATTAAAGTGACCATGTGGCGTTAAGTTAACGAATTAGAGATAAGTTAGCTTAACGTTTTTTTATGGAAAAAATGAAAATGAAAGCTAGTCAATAGGGAACGTGTGTACTTATCAACATTCTGTGTATAAATTGTTGATAAGTGGTTTTTAATATTGTGGATATAGAATAAAATTTGTGTAAAAAAATTGTAAAGTTGTAGTTATGAATCTGTGGATAAGTCGAATAACTTTGTGGATAGTTGATAATACAGTATTTTAAATGTTTATAACTTTGTGCGTTAAAAATTGTAAAATAACCAGAAAAAGTTTTGAGACTTTTTCTGGTTATAAATAAAAGGGGAGTTTAAGATAACTTTTCTTGTAATTCTTCCCATTCGATCATTGTTTGTTCTAATTTTTGTTCGGTTTCTTCTTTTTGTTGAGCAAGCGTAGCCGCTTTTTCAGGATTATTAAATACTTCAGGTAGGGTTAACAGTTCATCTATTTCAGAAATTGAGGTTTCTAATTCTTCTATCTTTACTTCACAATCTTCAATTTGACGTTCTAATTTGCGTTGCTCTCTGCGTTGTTGTTTTTGTGTATGATAAGTATTTGTGGACTGATTGTTATCTGTTAGGGGTGATTCAATCTTTATTGGATTTCGATCATTTTCAAAAGCTTCAAGTGCTGCTTTTTCTTCTGTCTTCTCAATATAGTATTGATAGTCGCCTAAATAGATTTCTCCACCATGTGTGTTTAAATCAAATACTTTATTAGCTAATTGATTAATAAAATAACGATCATGAGAAACGAATAATATTGTACCTTCAAAGTGTTGTAAGGCTTGTTCAAGCATCTCCTTAGAATCGATATCTAAATGGTTGGTCGGTTCATCTAAAATTAAGACATTATCTCGTTGCAACATGAGGAGTGCTAATTGTAATCGTGCTTTTTCCCCTCCAGATAAATCATTAATAATCTTTTTAACGTCGTCTTGAACAAATAAGAAACGTCCAAGCACTGCACGTATATCTTTTTCGTTCATTGTAGGGTATTGATCCCAAACATAATCTAGGATTGTCTTATTGGATTTGAATTCTGCCTGTTTTTGGTCATAATATCCGATTTGTAAATTAGCACCAAATGTAATTTCGCCGCCAAGTTTATTTTGACGATTTGCGATTGTTTTAATGAGTGTCGTTTTTCCTACACCATTTGGACCGATAATAGCAATATGATCGCCCTTATTAACTTCAATATTAATTGGTTGTGTAATAGGAGTTTCATAACCAATTTCTAGATTGCGAATATGCATCACGTCATTACCAGTATTACGTTCAAAACCAAATTGAATATTTGCACTTCTAGCATCTAGCATTGGTTTATCAATGCGTTCCATTTTTTCTAATGTCTTGCGACGACTTTTAGCCATACCACTTGTTGATGCACGAGTAATATTTTTCTCAACGAAGGTTTCTAAACGTTTGATTTCCGCTTGTTGTCTCTCGTACTCTTGCATACGACTTTCATAGTATTTATCACGTTGGATTATAAATTGCTCATAGTTACCTACATAACGTTTAACATCTCCAAGAGCCACATCATATATTTGTGTGACAATTTTATCAAGGAAATAACGATCATGACTGATTATAACTATGGCGCCTTTGAAGTATTTTAAATAATCTTCTAACCATTTGGTTGTTTCTAAGTCTAAATGGTTGGTCGGTTCGTCTAATAATAGTAGGTCAGGTTCACTTAACAACATTTGAGCAAGTGATAAACGCGTTTTTTGACCACCACTAAAGTCATTAATTGATTTATCAAATTCTTCTTCTTTAAAATTCAGGCCATGTAGGACAGTCTTAATTTTACTTTCATATTGATAACCTTCAAGTTGTTCAAATTGATTGGATAAAGATTCATAACGTTCCATATGATGTTTATAATCATCAGTATCATAATCATTTGCGTGCAATGCTAACCAATCAGTTTCTTCTTTAATTAAGTTTTCCATACGCTTAAGATGTTCGAAGGGTTTAGACATTTCTTCAAAGACGGATGCCGATGAATCGAGCGTCATTTGTTGTGTAAGATAGCCCATACGTAAATTTTTAATTTTTGAAATATGACCACTATCATAATCTTCAACGCCTGCTATAATCTTCATTAAAGTAGATTTGCCAGCGCCATTTCTACCAACTACACCAATACGTTCACCAGTTTTAACTTCGAAATCAACATTTGTAAAAATATCATCACCATCGAATGATTTCGAAATATCATTTAATTGCAAGAGTATCATTCAGGTTTCACCTTTCTATTTGTATGATTCTTTACTCAAATAAGTATTATATATTACTCTTTATTCTATCGTATAACACATTTTCATGAAACTAAGTTATTTATTTTTAAAATACATTACGGTATAATATTTCAGTATTCATTATAGGCATAACGTAGTTTTCACAGTAATGACTAATTGCACTCAAATTAGTTTGAATACATAAATGATAAAATTCAAACAAGAGGAGGACATCTGAAATGGCTCAAAATAAAGCTAAAATTCCTCGTGCAACCTTAAAAAGATTACCTTTATATTATAGATTCGCAAATACTTTAAAATCTAAAGGAATTGATCGGGTTAATTCGAAAACTATCAGCGAAGCATTAAGTATAGAATCAGCAACTATCAGACGAGATTTTTCTTATTTTGGTGAGTTAGGTAAGAAAGGCTATGGCTATAATATAGATAGTCTATTAGAATTCTTTAAATCTGAACTTAGTGATAGCGATAATCTTAATATTGGCTTAATTGGTGTAGGTAACTTAGGAAGAGCACTTTTAACTTATAATTTTTCAATACACGACGAAATGACTATTACTGAAGCTTTTGATGTGGATAAAGAAATTATTGGAAAACAAATTGGGGACGTTACAGTTCATCATGCAGATGATTTAAAGAAAGTCTTAGAGTCAGAAAATATTAATGTAGTGATACTCACTACACCTGAAGAGGCAGCGCAACGTGTAACTGACAAGTTGGTTAAAGCTAATGTAAAAGGGATACTTAACTTCACACCAGCTAGAGTTGAGGCGCCGAACGATGTACAAGTTCATCATATTGACTTAGGTATTGAATTACAATCTCTTTTATTCTTCATGAAGAATTATTCAAATTAAAGTTTGTAAAATTAAGTAACATTATTATTGATTTAACATTTAAAGAGGTTCTTGCTGAATTGAGACAGAATTTTCATTAGAAATGAACTCTGTCTCTTTTTTTATACCTAAATTTATGAGATGTAAATAATTTTTTCGAAATTTAACTTTTTATCATTAAATATTTAATTGATATAAAATTAAAATGTTGCCAAAAGTGTAACTTTTTATTATAATACCTTAGTAAAATAATCGGGAAA from Staphylococcus taiwanensis includes the following:
- the rimI gene encoding ribosomal protein S18-alanine N-acetyltransferase, translating into MVKPTAAQLTIRAMQVDDVPSVFDIERESFNDSSWTIDAFYHELNENNFAKYFVIIFENEIVGYLGTWIVIDQAQITTVAIRKEYRGYRLGQLLLKYVMDFARHTCEVMSLEVRIDNYIAQHVYTNLGFQFGGKRKNYYGEGEDALVMWVNLNE
- the tsaD gene encoding tRNA (adenosine(37)-N6)-threonylcarbamoyltransferase complex transferase subunit TsaD, whose product is MNNKTLILAVETSCDETSVSVIENGNTILSNTVLSQIESHKRFGGVVPEVASRHHVEGMTVTIEESLETANVTMEDIDAVAVTQGPGLIGALLIGINAAKALAFAYDKPLIPVHHIAGHIYANHLEEPLTFPLMALIVSGGHTELVYMKSHLNFEVIGETRDDAVGEAYDKVARTIDLPYPGGPEIDKLAAQGQDTYHFPRVWLEKDSYDFSFSGLKSAVINKLHNQKQKNEKINKANVAASFQNSVVDVLSTKAMNACKEYDVKRLIIAGGVASNKGLRSRLKTLCEENHIQLSIPSPQLCTDNAAMIGAAGYYYYKAGVAAGLDLNGQNNMDIEEETI
- the abc-f gene encoding ABC-F type ribosomal protection protein, producing the protein MILLQLNDISKSFDGDDIFTNVDFEVKTGERIGVVGRNGAGKSTLMKIIAGVEDYDSGHISKIKNLRMGYLTQQMTLDSSASVFEEMSKPFEHLKRMENLIKEETDWLALHANDYDTDDYKHHMERYESLSNQFEQLEGYQYESKIKTVLHGLNFKEEEFDKSINDFSGGQKTRLSLAQMLLSEPDLLLLDEPTNHLDLETTKWLEDYLKYFKGAIVIISHDRYFLDKIVTQIYDVALGDVKRYVGNYEQFIIQRDKYYESRMQEYERQQAEIKRLETFVEKNITRASTSGMAKSRRKTLEKMERIDKPMLDARSANIQFGFERNTGNDVMHIRNLEIGYETPITQPINIEVNKGDHIAIIGPNGVGKTTLIKTIANRQNKLGGEITFGANLQIGYYDQKQAEFKSNKTILDYVWDQYPTMNEKDIRAVLGRFLFVQDDVKKIINDLSGGEKARLQLALLMLQRDNVLILDEPTNHLDIDSKEMLEQALQHFEGTILFVSHDRYFINQLANKVFDLNTHGGEIYLGDYQYYIEKTEEKAALEAFENDRNPIKIESPLTDNNQSTNTYHTQKQQRREQRKLERQIEDCEVKIEELETSISEIDELLTLPEVFNNPEKAATLAQQKEETEQKLEQTMIEWEELQEKLS
- a CDS encoding redox-sensing transcriptional repressor Rex; the encoded protein is MAQNKAKIPRATLKRLPLYYRFANTLKSKGIDRVNSKTISEALSIESATIRRDFSYFGELGKKGYGYNIDSLLEFFKSELSDSDNLNIGLIGVGNLGRALLTYNFSIHDEMTITEAFDVDKEIIGKQIGDVTVHHADDLKKVLESENINVVILTTPEEAAQRVTDKLVKANVKGILNFTPARVEAPNDVQVHHIDLGIELQSLLFFMKNYSN